Within Myxococcales bacterium, the genomic segment GGAAGGCTGCCTCGAAGTAGAGCGAGGCAGCCTCGTTTCATGCGTCTTGGCGCGCAGCTTAGATGTTTCTATCCAATCGACTGAAGTCGACGCGCGCCGAGGCAGAAAATTAGCCGCTGGCGGGTGGCTCCCCTCAAATCCGGTGTTGTCGTTTTCGGTAGCCAGACGCGATCCTCAGGGTTCGGGGGGCGCGGCCACCAATTGGTACGCGACCCTCGAGCAAGAAGTGGAGATCGCGGGGCAACAAGTGCTGCGCGCGAAAGCAGCCGGATACGAGATGCGTGCTGAACAACACCGCCTCCGGGCCATACGGCGGGACGTGGCGGCGTTAGCATGGCAAGTGTATTTTGAGGCGTTGGCCACTCACGAAGGATTGGCGCTCGCCAGAAAACTTGAGCACATTCAAACGCAGATTGCCGAAGTAGCCACTGCGCGCGCACAAGAGGGATTAAATGCTCGCGTCGATGCGGACCTTGCACATGCGGCGATGGTGAAAGCCACGCAAAACCGATTTGATGCCGAAAGGGCCAAAAAGCTCGCAGTCGCTTGGCTGCACATTCTTTATGGGCGCGAGCCATGGGGACCACAGATGGAAATCAAGGGTCAGCTGAAGCCCCTAGACGCTGCAACGAAAATTGCGCAACGCCCACCCCACGAGAGCGTTGTCTCTCGGCCGACAGTCGCCGCGTTGAGAGACGAGGAAAGGGGGTTCGCAACACGGGCCAGCGCTTTGCGCCGGGCACGCGTGCCAAACCCGACCGTTTCATTGTATGCTCAAGATGATGGGTTCGATGAGAAGGTGTTCGGCGTAGGTCTATCTGTACCGATTACGTTGCCATCGCCCGTGGGGAAGAGTTTTAGCGGCGAAGCCGCTGAAGCTGAGAGTCGTTCGCAACAAGCGTCACTTCAGGCCAAGAGTAAGCAGTTGTCTCTGAAGCTAGAGCTTTATCGGGCACTCACGGATTATCGTACGCGGGAACAACAAGTCGCCGCCCAGTCTTACGGGGATACCCAACGCGCGCGGCGCACCTTTGAGGCGATTGCCGAAGAGGTACGGGTGGGTCACATGATGCCAAGAGACGCACTCAACCTGCAGAAGGGATTGACCGAGTTTCTGCTTAATGACGTCTCCAACAGACTTCTTTTGGCCCTCGCGTCCGTTCGGCTGGCGCACGCCGCAGGCATGCCGCTTGAAAAAGGCGTGCAATGAAACGTCGTTTTGCGCGCGTGTGCTTTCTGGCATCGCTCGGAATACTTGCGGCTTGCTCGACAGGACAGCAGAACAAGAATAACGAACGGCCGACTTCTCAGAGCATACCTACGCCGCATGCCGATGAGCCTGAGCATACACAATTGTCGCGCAAACTGAGGCTAGCGCCAGAAGTTGTTGCTTCTGCGCACATTCGGACTGCACCGGTATCCCGAGAGGCCTTGGCAGAGACGATCACTCTCTCGGGGGAGATCGTCGCCATTCCCGACCGCACCGCTCGCGTTTCAAGCCCTGTCGCAGGGCGCATCAGCAAAGTATTTATCAACGAGGGGGACGTTGTCCAAAAGGGCAAACCACTTGCCATGCTCAAAATCGTGGATTTGGGCAATGTGCAAGCCGCATATACTTCTTCGGCAGCGCGAGCGGCTGCTGCTCAACACAATGTAAGCCGTCTAAAGGCATTGGTGGCTAAAGGCCTGGGAGCGAAACAGGAGCTGGCCGAGGCGAATGCGCTGGCTGAATCGCTGAACGCCGAAGCATCGGCGCTCAAGGGTCAGCTTACCGCATTAGGAATAGGTGCGGGTCAGGGAGCGTCGACTTCAGAACTCACTTTGCGTGCGCCTTTGAGCGGCACCGTGATTGCACGGCAGGCCGTCGTGGGGCAGCCGGTCTCTGTGGATGCGAGTGTGGCGACGATCTCGGATCTCTCTGAGACATGGTTTTTAGCCAGAGTCTTTGAGAAGGACCTCGCCAAGTTGCGGCGACAAGCGGACGCGGAAGTCGAGCTCAATGCATACCCCGAGCAGCGCTTCATAGGGAAAGTGACGTATGTGGGCAAGCAAATCGATCCCGTGGCGCGCACTGTGACTGCGCGTATTCCGTTGGTTAACCGCGATGATATTTTGCGAGAAGGTCTGTTTGGAACAGCCCATGTTTCACTAAAAAGCGCCTCCGAAAAGCAGAGCCCGGTCCTGGTAGTGCCCCGCAATGCCGTCACGGAGATCGGCGGCAAGTCAGTGGTATTCGTGCAGCACGCCGATAACGACTTCGAGCTGCACGATGTGGTGCTAGGTGCTGACGCCTTAGGCAAAGTTCACGTTCTTTCGGGTCTTCGGGAAGGTGAGCAGGTTGTGATCGACGGCGTGTTCTCACTTAAGAGCATGATGCTGAAGGGCACGTTTTCCGAGGAGGACTAACCGATGAAACTCGTCGCTCTTTTGGTGCGATGGTCGCTTGCCAATCGGGCCATCGTGCTCGTATGCGCCGTTGTCTTCATTGGGGTAGGCATGCGCTCCGCGTTTGAGCTTCCCATCGATGCGGTGCCAGATGTGACCGATGTGCAGGTGCAAGTCATCACGGCAGCGCCCGCACTTTCACCCGTCGAAGTCGAGCAATACGTCTCCATTCCCGTGGAACGAGCGATGGCTGGGGTGCCCCACGCGAAAGAGGTTCGCTCGGTTTCTAAGTACGGGTTGTCCGTCGTCACCATCGTATTTGAGGAAGATACGGAGTTGTATTTTGCCAGACAAATGGTCCACGAACGGATGAGTGAAGCAGAGAGCGCCATTCCCCAGCAATACGGGATTCCGGAAATGGGGCCAATAAGCAGCGCGCTCGGCGAGGTGTATCAGTTTACCGTACGCAATCCCAAAATGACACTCATGCAGCTCGAAGAACTTCTCGATTGGACGATCGCGCCATTGTTGCGGACGGTGCCCGGAATTGTGGAGGTCAATAGTTTTGGCGGAGAAGATAAACAGTATCAAGTGGTGCTAGATCCCCAACGATTACAAGCCACGGGAGTTTCCATTGCCCAAGTCACCGAAGCGCTTGAGAAAACCAACGCCAATGCTGGCGGAGGCTATATTGAACACAACCGGCAGCATTTTGTCATCGGCACACGCGGCCTTGTCAGAAGCCTCGAAGATCTCAAGCGCGTCGTGATCGGCGCAACGCCCGAGGGCATTCCTATTACCATCGCCACCGTGGGTGACGTGCAGTTCGGTCCGCGACTTAGACGGGGCGCAGCAACCATGGACGGCAAAGGAGAAACGGTGGTCGGCGTGGCCTTGATGCTGATGGGAGAGAATTCTCGCACCGTGACTAAGGGCATTCAGTCAAAGCTTCGCGAGATTGAAGCTAGACTTCCCGAAGGTACCCGCATCGAGGCGTTTTACGATCGGGCCAAACTTGTCAACAGGACCATTAAGACCGTCGGCACCAATCTTGCGGAGGGTGCGCTTTTGGTGGTGCTGGTGCTCCTGCTCCTGCTTGGCGATATCCGAGCCGGACTTGTGGTAGCCACCGTTATTCCGTTGTCACTGTTGTTCGCTGTTACTGTAATGAATGCGCTGGGGATGTCAGGGAACCTCATGAGCCTGGGTGCGATCGATTTTGGATTGATTGTGGATGGAGCTGTAATCATTGTGGAAAACGCGGTGCGTCGACTTTCTGAAGCCCAAAAAATCGAGGGCCGACCGCTCGTTTTGGCCGCTCGGACTACCATCATTGAGCGAGCAACTCTGGAGGTGTGTTCGGCGAGCGTGTTCGGGGTCGCGATTGTCGCCATTGTGTATGTACCTATCTTGGCGCTGACGGGCATGGAGGGAAAGCTGTTTAACCCTATGGCGGTGACGGTACTGCTCGCCCTGTTGGGGGCGTTTTTCTTATCGCTCACGCTGGTCCCGGTCCTTGCCAGCGCCTGGATCAGGCCGCGTGGATCTCACCGAGATACCTGGCTTGTCCGCACGATGCGCAAACTGTATTTGCCGGTCATAGATCGCCTGCTGTCTCGCCCGGTGCTCACCATCGGCGCGGCAGTATGCATCTTTGCATGCGCTGTGGTTTTGTTTACCCGCCTGGGAGCTGAGTTTGTGCCGCAACTCGACGAGGGCGACTTGCTTATTGAAGCTCGGCGGCTTCCGGGCATCTCCCTTACGGAAACCGTGCAGACTGATCTTCGTATTGAGCGAGCCGTGTTGGAACTCCCCGAAGTTAAGCACGCGGTGGGGCGTGCGGGGGCACCCGAAATAGGTAACGACCCCATGGGCCTTGAACAAAGCGACATTTACATTGCACTTCGGCCCCGGAAGGAATGGCGGGCTGGCCTCAGCAAAGCCCAGCTTGCCGAGGAGGTGCTCCACGCTGCCAATAGTAGTGTGCCCGAGGTGGCGAGTTCGATTTCGCAACCGATTCAGATGCGAACCAACGAACTCATCGCGGGCATTCGCTCCGATGTAGCGGTGCACGTGTTTGGCCCCGACCTTACGCAGTTGGCACGCATAGGCGAGCAAATCGCTGAGCATATTCGCGCGATTGAGGGCGCGGTGGATGTGCGCGTGGAACAAGTAGCGGGCTTGCCCTATCTCGAAGTGATTCCCGATCGCGCCAAGCTCGCCCGCTACGGCCTGACCATCGCGGACATTAACAAAGTCACCGAGACGATGGCGGTGGGGCACCACGTGGGACAGGTGCTGGAGGGTGAGCGCCGCTTCGGGCTGGTCGTCAAGACCCAACACGGCTTTGGAGGCAGTCTGGATGCACTTGAGGCGCTTCCGTTAAGGGCGCTTAGTGGACAGGTGGTCCCGCTGGCCGACGTGGCAGAGATGCGTTTTGTGACAGGGCCCGCTCAAGTCAGTCGTCGCGCGCAATCGCGCTTGCTCACGGCGGAGTTTAATGTTCGTGGTCGTGATTTGTTATCAGTGGTCAAAGAGGCAGAGCAACTACTCACGAAGTCCCTCGTGCTGCCTTCGGGATATCGCATAGAGTTCGGGGGGCAGTTTGAACACTATACCGAAGCTAAACACCGGCTCTATTGGGTGCTGCCTATAGTGTTGGCGCTGATTCTGTTCATGCTGTGGCTGGCGTTTCGCTCGATTCGCGCCGCCCTGCTCATACTGGCCAACGTGCCATTTGCTGTCATTGGCGGCATAGCGGCGCTGTGGCTACGAGGCATTCCCTTTTCGATCTCCGCTGGTGTGGGGTTCATCGCACTCTTTGGCGTGGCCGTACTAAATGGCCTGGTATTGGTATCGTTTTCACGACATTTGGAGGCCGATGGGCTTTCGCATGCGGACGCCATTCGCGAGGCAGCGGAGCTGCGTTTACGCCCAGTGCTCATGACGGCGTTGGTGGCCTCACTTGGGTTTTTGCCCATGGCACTTTCTACCGCTCCTGGCAGCGAGGTTCAGCGCCCCTTAGCCACCGTGGTCATCGGCGGCATTATCTCTGCGACAGCATTGACGTTGCTTGTTTTTCCAGTGGTCTATGTCTGGCTGGGCGGCGAGAAAAAGAAGACTCAGCCTGTTCATATGGCCAACGTTCCCGAGAAGTCGGGATCGCCATAGCCATTGACGCTGACCCCCAATTTGTTGCAGACGGTTGCCAGCAGCTTGTTATGGGGTTGGTTGGGAAATGATAGATAACGCCCCTGTTGCGCCATGATACCTGCGCCTCCGCCAGCGAGCATATAGAGCATCTCTTCTTGAGCATGCTTGTAACCTATGTTCTTGACCCAAAGCACCAGCGTGTGATCAAGCAGGGTCTCACCGGCCGCGCCTTCCGGCACCTCATTGAGTTTCTGGAGCAGGTACCCAAACTGCTTGTAGTAGAGCTTTTCGATTGCAATGCGGGTGAGATAGCTCGGATCGGTGGTCTTTCCGGCTTTGGCCAGGTTTGCAAAATCGTGCGCCAACTTGTGGGTGTTGTCGTCATGCTGCAGGTTGGGGATGCCTTCAGATGGCCACTGAGGGTTACCTTGATCCCCGCCTACGCCCCCTGAACCTCCAAGCTGCACAACGCCGACACGGCTCACGCCGCACGCCAAGGCTTGCACCATCACATCCATATGCAAGCGCCCAATCTGGGGGAAGTTTGCGACGGTCAGCCCGATGGCGTTAGGGGCTTGCGGGGTGCTGCTGCAGCTGACGACGTTGCTGAGTTTCGCTTCGAGCACATCCATAGCATCAAGTTGTTGCTGAAGCTTTTCTTGATCGGCCTTCGGCAGGCGTGCGCGTAACGAACTCACATTGCCCGACACGGTATCGAGCAGTCTGCGCCGTTGCGCGTTATAGGCGTCCTGATCGCCGGGGTTGCCTTGAAACCCGGAAAACAGCGCATCGAATGCGGTTTTGGGGCTCGGGTATGAGTCGGCCTTTTGACTTCGATCTGTGTACGAAACGGTGCCATTGGCGCCGCCCCCCGTCAGTGCGCCGAGATAAAGATGCGTTGCGTTCCATCGTTGAGCGATGAACTGATCGACAGACTGACCGCCGCCATAGAAATCGGTGTTGCCGCTCCCGTATACCGCATTCGGGACGCCCGTGAGCATCCATCCGATGCCTCGGTGGCCTCCCGATCCCTTGTCTTTATCGAGGATGCCTTTCGTCTGTAGGTCTCCGATCATTGTCAGCTTCGATACGTGAGGCCCCAAATAATCTTTCATGATGGCATGCAGCTGCGTGGCTTGAAGGGCCTGGCCGTGCGCCATGCCAGCGGTTTTCCAAAAGGATTTGTTGATGGGCTCATTGGGCGAGAAAAACACTACGAAACGCTTCGGAACGCTGCTGGCCTGTGCGAGCGCGCTGGGCATGAAGCGAAGAAACGGAACGCTTGCCGCAGCGGCGCCCAACCCTTGCAACATGGTACGACGTGCTAGTTTCTTATACCGCATGATAACTCCCTAGTTGGTTGCGATGCCGACGAAGCGGAAGGCATCACTCTTTGCAATAGCTACGATCAAATCCTTGATGAGACCCTCACTATCAGTGAAAGTGGCTTGGAGATCTTGGACGAGCGCCTCGTCGCCCTTCGCCTCCTCGCGGCGCAGCGCATAGCGGTACCACTGCTTTGTCATGCAGTCTTTGACCCCCTGGCTGGCCGAGAGCGCGTCCGCCAAAGCTGGCACATCGCTGAGAGACCCAGGAACATCGTCGGGCCCTGCGTTAACTGTGAATCCTGGGTTTTGAGCGAGCGCATCGAACTGCCCGATGGCGTCGTATTTCCCAAAGCCCGCCCCGATAGGATCCATGAGCGTGTGGCAGCCGGCGCAGACAGGGTTTGCAAGGCGCTCTTCGGAGGTGGCATCAGGATCGACATCTGGCGGCGGATCCGGCATGTGCTGACAAAACAACTTCTCGCGCACGAACTTGCCCCTGAACACGACCGATGGCTCTGCTGTAGCTGACGTGCGGGTAAGCCAAGAGGCCTGCGTAAGGATGCCCCCGCGCTGAGCCGGGTCAAAATCCACGCGCTGAAAATCTCCCGTGACATCGAGCCCATACACCGGCGCCAGTGCACCGTTGACGAACGAATAGGGCGCCGACAAAAGGGCATCGAGTGAACCTTCTCCTTCAAGCACCACATGCTCGGAAAAACGCATGGTTTCTTCCATCATGTCGTCAGCAAGCGCCACATTCCATTCCGGGAAGGCCTCAGCGTTTTTGCTGAGATCGGAGAGACCCGAAAGCCCAAGCCATTGACGATGAAAGCTCCGCACACCCTGGCCAGCTTTTTGATCGTCAAGCATACGTCGCGCCTGCGCTTCGATGCCCTCGATATTACTCAGCGCGCCTTCTTCCGCCGCGGCAAGAAGGGCATCGTCGGGCATGGACTGCCATAGAAAGTACGAGAGACGTTGGGCTACTTCGTAAGAGGTGAGTGCGGTCAGCTTGGCATCCGCTTCTGGGGCCTCACCGAGCTCGGTGAGAAAGAAGAATTGGGGCGAGATAAGCATGGCTTCGATGACCAGTTGAACGCCCATGCTGGCAGACCAAGTGGTCTTGCCGTCTTGATATAAAGCCAGAAGCGCTGCTTTTTCGTCATCGGTCAAGGGCCGACGAAACGCGCGCAGGCCAAACGTACCTATAAAGTTGCCCACGCAGGTCTCATCAGTCGGCTCGCAACCTACAACGTCGGACATGCGCTCAGAGACAACGTGTTCTGCCATCTCCTTGGCAGCCGATGCATACTGATCGAACTGCAATTGGGACAGACCGGAGACGGAGTTGGATTCAAAGCCGCCGACTCGCTCATCCTCAGAAAACTCATTAGCAGGATTGGTGGTGTCGCCTAACAAATCACGCACCGTATTATTGTATTCAACGCGAGTCAGCCGTCGAAATTGTGGCGGCGGAAGCTCGGTGGCGAGCAAGGGGGCAGGCCCCCCTTTTCCGCCGGGATCAACGGAACTGTTTCCGATTAGCCCGAGGCAGCCTGCCGATCCGAAAACCACCAGCAGGGCTACAGGTGTGAGGTGATGCGCGCGTGTGAAGACTGGCATGACCACTCGTAGGGAGCAAGATCAATGCCGAAGGGAGGGTGTGAAATATATGAACGATTTCAATGGGTAAGCAAGGGTGGGATGGAGCACGCGACGCGCCACGGAACGAGACGGGCTCCAATAGCGCGCCTTGTGCTCCTCGTTGCCGAGCGCGGTCTATTGAAATCACGTCGTTACTATGCATTCCCGGTTGGCATGACATATGCTTAGGGGATGATGCGCGATTTTCAGAGTTTCCTAAGGCTGCTCGGATGTCTGTGCCTGGCAGCGAACCCGGCCGCGGGTTTGACCGTTGGGTGTAACGGAGACCTCGACGACGACACTGTGAGCGATGTGCGTGTCGAGGATGGCACCGAAAACGATGACGCAGAATCCGATGCTTATTGGGATGATGATGTGCTCGATGCTGCGATGGACGTGCATGACGAAGATGTCCCGCCTCCTCCCCCTCCTCCGCCGCCGGGCAGCTTGGACTGTGCTTCCATCACGGGCGTACTTTTGTGTGAGGACTTTGAGTCGGGCACAATACGCAGCAATATTTGGACCAAAGACATAAAAAACGGCGGCGCCGTGGATGTTTCAGGTGCCGTAGTCAAGCAGGGGGCGCATGCCTTGCGTGTCGTCCTCCCGACCGCGACGAGTGCCAAAGGATATATTCAAGTCAGCAATGTCTTTCCGGTCGCGAGCAACCACATCTTCGGGCGCGTATACTTTTATATCGCGCCGGAGGTAGTGGGCGTACACAACGAGGCCTTCTATATTAAGGGGCCGCTCAACTATAATGGCACCCAAGGAGACGCGCTCTATCGGCTCAGCTCTTCTGGTAAATCTGACAACTTTGGTAGCCGCTACAACCATCCGTATATTCATGAGCACGGGGGTCTCAAGAAAGGTTCGTACCCCATAGGAAAAAATAAATGGGTGTGTATCGAATGGGAATACGATGGGCCGCACAACGGCATGCGTTACTGGTTCGACGGAACGGAAGCGACGACCATGACTGTGACCGGGCACGAGGATCCCGTTTGGAAGGCACCCTCTTTCCGAACCTTTTCTTTGGGCTATCAAACTGTGCAGCAGGGTGAGAAGCCATCGACCATTTATTACGACGCGCTGGTGCTCGATACCGAGCGTATTGGCTGCGGCGCGCCCTGACGCCATCATCGATGTCAAATCG encodes:
- a CDS encoding TolC family protein encodes the protein MRFNFNTAFAALLGGVSLASTTHAEEGCLEVERGSLVSCVLARSLDVSIQSTEVDARRGRKLAAGGWLPSNPVLSFSVARRDPQGSGGAATNWYATLEQEVEIAGQQVLRAKAAGYEMRAEQHRLRAIRRDVAALAWQVYFEALATHEGLALARKLEHIQTQIAEVATARAQEGLNARVDADLAHAAMVKATQNRFDAERAKKLAVAWLHILYGREPWGPQMEIKGQLKPLDAATKIAQRPPHESVVSRPTVAALRDEERGFATRASALRRARVPNPTVSLYAQDDGFDEKVFGVGLSVPITLPSPVGKSFSGEAAEAESRSQQASLQAKSKQLSLKLELYRALTDYRTREQQVAAQSYGDTQRARRTFEAIAEEVRVGHMMPRDALNLQKGLTEFLLNDVSNRLLLALASVRLAHAAGMPLEKGVQ
- a CDS encoding efflux RND transporter periplasmic adaptor subunit; the encoded protein is MKRRFARVCFLASLGILAACSTGQQNKNNERPTSQSIPTPHADEPEHTQLSRKLRLAPEVVASAHIRTAPVSREALAETITLSGEIVAIPDRTARVSSPVAGRISKVFINEGDVVQKGKPLAMLKIVDLGNVQAAYTSSAARAAAAQHNVSRLKALVAKGLGAKQELAEANALAESLNAEASALKGQLTALGIGAGQGASTSELTLRAPLSGTVIARQAVVGQPVSVDASVATISDLSETWFLARVFEKDLAKLRRQADAEVELNAYPEQRFIGKVTYVGKQIDPVARTVTARIPLVNRDDILREGLFGTAHVSLKSASEKQSPVLVVPRNAVTEIGGKSVVFVQHADNDFELHDVVLGADALGKVHVLSGLREGEQVVIDGVFSLKSMMLKGTFSEED
- a CDS encoding efflux RND transporter permease subunit, with amino-acid sequence MKLVALLVRWSLANRAIVLVCAVVFIGVGMRSAFELPIDAVPDVTDVQVQVITAAPALSPVEVEQYVSIPVERAMAGVPHAKEVRSVSKYGLSVVTIVFEEDTELYFARQMVHERMSEAESAIPQQYGIPEMGPISSALGEVYQFTVRNPKMTLMQLEELLDWTIAPLLRTVPGIVEVNSFGGEDKQYQVVLDPQRLQATGVSIAQVTEALEKTNANAGGGYIEHNRQHFVIGTRGLVRSLEDLKRVVIGATPEGIPITIATVGDVQFGPRLRRGAATMDGKGETVVGVALMLMGENSRTVTKGIQSKLREIEARLPEGTRIEAFYDRAKLVNRTIKTVGTNLAEGALLVVLVLLLLLGDIRAGLVVATVIPLSLLFAVTVMNALGMSGNLMSLGAIDFGLIVDGAVIIVENAVRRLSEAQKIEGRPLVLAARTTIIERATLEVCSASVFGVAIVAIVYVPILALTGMEGKLFNPMAVTVLLALLGAFFLSLTLVPVLASAWIRPRGSHRDTWLVRTMRKLYLPVIDRLLSRPVLTIGAAVCIFACAVVLFTRLGAEFVPQLDEGDLLIEARRLPGISLTETVQTDLRIERAVLELPEVKHAVGRAGAPEIGNDPMGLEQSDIYIALRPRKEWRAGLSKAQLAEEVLHAANSSVPEVASSISQPIQMRTNELIAGIRSDVAVHVFGPDLTQLARIGEQIAEHIRAIEGAVDVRVEQVAGLPYLEVIPDRAKLARYGLTIADINKVTETMAVGHHVGQVLEGERRFGLVVKTQHGFGGSLDALEALPLRALSGQVVPLADVAEMRFVTGPAQVSRRAQSRLLTAEFNVRGRDLLSVVKEAEQLLTKSLVLPSGYRIEFGGQFEHYTEAKHRLYWVLPIVLALILFMLWLAFRSIRAALLILANVPFAVIGGIAALWLRGIPFSISAGVGFIALFGVAVLNGLVLVSFSRHLEADGLSHADAIREAAELRLRPVLMTALVASLGFLPMALSTAPGSEVQRPLATVVIGGIISATALTLLVFPVVYVWLGGEKKKTQPVHMANVPEKSGSP
- a CDS encoding DUF1552 domain-containing protein: MRYKKLARRTMLQGLGAAAASVPFLRFMPSALAQASSVPKRFVVFFSPNEPINKSFWKTAGMAHGQALQATQLHAIMKDYLGPHVSKLTMIGDLQTKGILDKDKGSGGHRGIGWMLTGVPNAVYGSGNTDFYGGGQSVDQFIAQRWNATHLYLGALTGGGANGTVSYTDRSQKADSYPSPKTAFDALFSGFQGNPGDQDAYNAQRRRLLDTVSGNVSSLRARLPKADQEKLQQQLDAMDVLEAKLSNVVSCSSTPQAPNAIGLTVANFPQIGRLHMDVMVQALACGVSRVGVVQLGGSGGVGGDQGNPQWPSEGIPNLQHDDNTHKLAHDFANLAKAGKTTDPSYLTRIAIEKLYYKQFGYLLQKLNEVPEGAAGETLLDHTLVLWVKNIGYKHAQEEMLYMLAGGGAGIMAQQGRYLSFPNQPHNKLLATVCNKLGVSVNGYGDPDFSGTLAI
- a CDS encoding DUF1592 domain-containing protein is translated as MPVFTRAHHLTPVALLVVFGSAGCLGLIGNSSVDPGGKGGPAPLLATELPPPQFRRLTRVEYNNTVRDLLGDTTNPANEFSEDERVGGFESNSVSGLSQLQFDQYASAAKEMAEHVVSERMSDVVGCEPTDETCVGNFIGTFGLRAFRRPLTDDEKAALLALYQDGKTTWSASMGVQLVIEAMLISPQFFFLTELGEAPEADAKLTALTSYEVAQRLSYFLWQSMPDDALLAAAEEGALSNIEGIEAQARRMLDDQKAGQGVRSFHRQWLGLSGLSDLSKNAEAFPEWNVALADDMMEETMRFSEHVVLEGEGSLDALLSAPYSFVNGALAPVYGLDVTGDFQRVDFDPAQRGGILTQASWLTRTSATAEPSVVFRGKFVREKLFCQHMPDPPPDVDPDATSEERLANPVCAGCHTLMDPIGAGFGKYDAIGQFDALAQNPGFTVNAGPDDVPGSLSDVPALADALSASQGVKDCMTKQWYRYALRREEAKGDEALVQDLQATFTDSEGLIKDLIVAIAKSDAFRFVGIATN